In Candidatus Thorarchaeota archaeon, one genomic interval encodes:
- a CDS encoding LLM class flavin-dependent oxidoreductase codes for MEGFKEFGVAMTGVFPVGEAVEMAQQAEKLGLGSVWFAEDYFFRGGIPYMSAAAMATERIRIGLGVVNPFSRHPALIAMEFATLDEMSNKRTVFGLGSGVPFWMKQMGYDFKKPLTRTRECVSLIRKIMTGDKINHKGEFFEANNVELVFDPVRTDPPIFLAFEGKMGLKLSGEIGDGIILSIFNTPDYIEYAWKRIEKGAKKAGKSLDDYEMVSYLPMVIDDDLDRAIETARHFMKMYLPHSAAGGPLMTHAGISAEQTKEFQKAAEEDEDVAELISDDMVQRLGIVGGVESSIRQLQAIIDAGANTPVLFPVPGTDVIDTTSKISEEIIPHLE; via the coding sequence TGAGAAACTGGGCCTGGGGTCAGTATGGTTTGCAGAAGACTACTTCTTCAGGGGTGGAATTCCCTACATGTCTGCAGCCGCAATGGCCACAGAGAGAATCAGGATAGGACTCGGTGTCGTCAATCCATTTTCACGACATCCAGCGCTCATCGCAATGGAATTTGCGACGCTTGACGAAATGTCAAATAAGCGAACCGTCTTTGGTCTCGGTTCGGGCGTACCATTTTGGATGAAACAGATGGGATATGACTTCAAGAAACCACTCACCCGGACTCGTGAATGCGTTAGCTTGATTCGAAAAATCATGACGGGTGACAAAATCAACCATAAAGGCGAATTCTTCGAGGCGAACAATGTAGAATTGGTCTTCGACCCGGTTCGGACAGATCCCCCAATATTCCTGGCTTTTGAAGGAAAGATGGGTCTGAAACTATCCGGCGAAATCGGAGACGGCATTATCCTTTCCATCTTCAATACTCCAGATTACATCGAATATGCTTGGAAGAGAATTGAGAAAGGTGCAAAGAAGGCTGGAAAAAGCTTGGATGATTACGAAATGGTTTCATATCTTCCAATGGTCATCGATGATGATTTAGATAGGGCGATAGAAACTGCGAGACACTTCATGAAAATGTATCTACCTCATTCAGCAGCTGGCGGGCCATTGATGACACATGCCGGAATAAGTGCTGAACAAACCAAGGAATTCCAGAAGGCCGCAGAGGAAGACGAAGATGTTGCAGAACTAATCAGTGACGACATGGTGCAGCGGCTAGGTATTGTTGGAGGAGTCGAATCAAGCATCCGTCAGCTACAGGCTATCATAGACGCAGGGGCGAACACACCCGTACTTTTCCCTGTACCTGGCACCGATGTAATTGACACGACAAGTAAAATCTCTGAAGAAATCATACCCCACCTCGAATAA